Proteins co-encoded in one Helicoverpa zea isolate HzStark_Cry1AcR chromosome 18, ilHelZeax1.1, whole genome shotgun sequence genomic window:
- the LOC124638657 gene encoding uncharacterized protein LOC124638657, whose translation MQNEETLPSNTSWAPKRNKKNNSDDLIGRELVGALNRNLERKSVEDDADRLFFLSLVKEFKKIPEHMQLQSKLDILKVIKDAQIFNYSNIDYPRPNSYRGYQMSHYSGNSPYSHRTNFSEVGRGNTHHGYQTAQFSGSNVYTQPVQSSEFGRDTSQEIVRNPTNAQSPISEKSQESDYRNPTNAQSPISENSQESDYLELFNSITDDDA comes from the coding sequence ATGCAAAATGAAGAAACACTTCCATCAAATACTTCATGGGCACCAAAgagaaacaagaaaaataatagtgATGATCTTATCGGTAGAGAGTTAGTCGGGGCCTTAAATAGAAATTTAGAAAGAAAGAGTGTTGAAGATGACGCGGATCGCCTCTTTTTCTTGTCTCTagtaaaggaatttaaaaaaattccagAACATATGCAATTGCAAagtaaattagatattttaaaggtaattAAAGATGCGCAGATTTTCAATTATTCGAACATTGATTATCCAAGGCCTAATTCTTACCGGGGTTATCAAATGTCACATTATTCTGGTAATAGTCCCTATTCACACCGTACAAACTTCTCGGAGGTTGGACGAGGTAATACCCATCATGGATATCAAACGGCACAGTTTTCAGGAAGTAATGTTTACACGCAGCCTGTGCAGTCTTCGGAGTTTGGACGAGACACGTCTCAAGAAATTGTGAGGAATCCGACGAATGCACAATCGCCAATTTCCGAAAAATCTCAGGAGAGTGATTATAGGAATCCGACGAATGCTCAATCGCCAATTTCCGAAAATTCTCAGGAGAGTGATTATCTGGAACTTTTTAATTCCATCACTGACGATGATGCTTGa